From Amycolatopsis sp. YIM 10, the proteins below share one genomic window:
- a CDS encoding alpha/beta hydrolase: protein MRGTRTGLAILALATIATAGLPAVAQQAPAWAPCPDGFGGKLECAEITVPQDYDVPDGPQIKIAISRLKATSPNKRGVLLLNPGGPGSSGRAMPQAVGGLAPRGVTDQYDLIGFDPRGTGASTPVSCELTPEQQVGTKLIPYPAADGSITENLAYAEQVAKQCATSVDIPHVTTANTARDMDRIRAALGEEKISYFGGSYGSYLGAVYTTLFPDRSDRVVLDAVVDPTDVWRRVWQLWGLANEERFEDFAGWAAARHGTYELGETPEAVRETYFTLVAKLDATPLATSGKPMSGNDLRAETRGSLYGDESFPSLAKLWQAAKLNDPARAAEARQLPDQSQSFPATLWSIACNESDWPHEPKLYQREVDRDRKLYPITGGMPSNVWPCAFWAHQPEQPVEVADRGQPPILLLQNLRDPATPLPGALAMRKSLGDRARLVLADQGGHGTYLTTQNACGSNAATSFLVHGTLPEKDVFCGPETAVPDARVASGPQRDELVRDLRAGQFPF, encoded by the coding sequence ATGCGCGGAACGAGGACAGGGCTGGCGATACTGGCGCTCGCCACCATCGCCACGGCGGGATTGCCCGCGGTCGCCCAGCAGGCGCCGGCCTGGGCGCCCTGTCCCGACGGGTTCGGCGGCAAGCTCGAATGCGCCGAGATCACCGTGCCCCAGGACTACGACGTGCCCGACGGGCCCCAGATCAAGATCGCCATCTCGCGGCTCAAGGCGACCAGCCCGAACAAGCGGGGCGTGCTGCTGCTCAATCCCGGCGGCCCCGGCTCGAGCGGGCGCGCCATGCCGCAGGCGGTCGGCGGGCTCGCGCCGCGCGGGGTGACCGACCAGTACGACCTGATCGGCTTCGACCCGCGCGGCACCGGCGCCAGCACCCCGGTCTCCTGCGAACTCACCCCCGAGCAGCAGGTCGGCACCAAGCTCATCCCCTACCCCGCGGCCGACGGCTCGATCACCGAGAACCTCGCGTACGCGGAGCAGGTGGCGAAGCAGTGCGCCACCAGCGTCGACATCCCGCACGTCACCACCGCCAACACCGCCCGCGACATGGACCGCATCCGCGCCGCGCTCGGTGAGGAGAAGATCTCCTACTTCGGCGGCAGCTACGGCTCCTATCTCGGCGCCGTCTACACCACGCTCTTCCCGGATCGCAGCGACCGCGTGGTGCTCGACGCGGTGGTCGATCCGACGGACGTGTGGCGCCGCGTCTGGCAGCTCTGGGGCCTGGCCAACGAGGAACGCTTCGAGGACTTCGCCGGCTGGGCCGCCGCCCGGCACGGCACCTACGAACTCGGCGAAACCCCGGAGGCGGTCCGCGAGACGTACTTCACCCTGGTCGCCAAGCTCGACGCCACCCCGCTGGCCACGAGTGGAAAACCCATGTCCGGCAACGATCTCCGCGCCGAAACCCGTGGCTCGCTGTACGGCGACGAGAGCTTTCCCTCACTGGCGAAGCTGTGGCAGGCGGCCAAGCTGAACGATCCCGCCCGGGCCGCCGAAGCCCGTCAGCTGCCCGACCAGTCGCAGTCCTTTCCCGCCACGCTCTGGTCGATCGCCTGCAACGAGTCGGACTGGCCGCATGAACCGAAGCTGTACCAGCGCGAGGTCGACCGCGACCGCAAGCTCTACCCGATCACCGGTGGCATGCCGTCCAACGTCTGGCCGTGTGCCTTCTGGGCGCACCAGCCGGAGCAACCGGTCGAGGTGGCCGACCGCGGCCAGCCGCCGATTCTGCTCCTGCAGAACCTGCGCGACCCGGCCACGCCGCTGCCCGGCGCGCTGGCCATGCGCAAGTCGCTCGGCGACCGCGCCCGCCTGGTCCTCGCCGACCAGGGCGGCCACGGCACCTACCTGACCACGCAGAACGCGTGCGGTTCCAACGCCGCCACGTCGTTCCTGGTGCACGGCACCCTGCCCGAAAAGGACGTCTTCTGCGGCCCGGAAACCGCGGTCCCGGACGCCAGGGTGGCCTCCGGCCCGCAACGCGACGAACTGGTCCGCGACCTGCGCGCCGGTCAGTTCCCATTCTGA
- a CDS encoding DedA family protein: protein MALVTDILDWLRALPPAGVTAGAGLLVFGETTLGLGFIAPGESGLFILGTTVDNTPKFLLMWLVTTVCAIGGDSVGYLIGKKFGPRLRQTKLVKKYGADGWDKACDFLRRKGSWAVLIAIFLPVMRTLVPAAAGASGLPFRKFLPPVVVGATAWCALHIGIGAAAGEAAEQLESAVGKGSWIVLALIAAAFVGFVLYKRKRDKAKEAAGAPKTDPTPETEPAQP, encoded by the coding sequence GTGGCACTGGTGACCGACATTCTCGACTGGCTGCGGGCGCTGCCGCCCGCCGGCGTGACCGCCGGAGCCGGCCTGCTGGTGTTCGGGGAGACCACCCTCGGCCTCGGCTTCATCGCGCCGGGTGAGTCCGGCCTGTTCATTCTCGGCACCACCGTGGACAACACGCCGAAGTTCCTGCTGATGTGGCTGGTCACCACGGTCTGCGCGATCGGCGGCGATTCGGTCGGTTACCTGATCGGCAAGAAGTTCGGCCCCCGGCTGCGGCAGACGAAACTGGTCAAGAAGTACGGCGCCGACGGTTGGGACAAGGCGTGTGACTTCTTGCGCCGCAAGGGTTCCTGGGCGGTGCTGATCGCGATCTTCCTGCCGGTGATGCGAACACTGGTCCCGGCCGCGGCTGGCGCCTCCGGCCTGCCGTTCCGGAAGTTCCTGCCGCCGGTGGTGGTCGGCGCGACGGCCTGGTGCGCCCTGCACATCGGCATCGGCGCCGCCGCCGGTGAAGCCGCCGAGCAGCTGGAGTCCGCGGTGGGCAAGGGCAGCTGGATCGTGCTGGCCCTGATCGCCGCCGCCTTTGTCGGCTTCGTGCTGTACAAGCGTAAGCGCGACAAGGCCAAGGAAGCCGCGGGCGCCCCGAAGACGGACCCCACTCCCGAAACCGAGCCCGCCCAGCCGTGA
- the lipA gene encoding lipoyl synthase, with product MSAAPEGRKLLRLEVRNSQTPIEKKPSWIKTRARMGPEFTELKGLVRREGLHTVCEEAGCPNIYECWEDREATFLIGGDQCTRRCDFCQIDTGRPAELDRSEPRKVAESVQAMGLRYSTVTGVARDDLDDGGAWLYAETVRQIHALNPGTGVELLIPDFNADPAQLAEVFGSRPEVLAHNVETVPRIFKRIRPGFRYARSLEVITAAREAGLVTKSNLILGMGETPDEVGPAMRDLVEAGCEILTITQYLRPSPRHHPVDRWVKPEEFVEHSRAAEAMGFAGVMAGPLVRSSYRAGRLYAQTKAHRGEELPENLAHLAAQGPAAQEATSLLNR from the coding sequence GTGAGTGCTGCCCCGGAGGGTCGGAAGCTGTTGCGGCTCGAGGTTCGTAACAGTCAGACGCCGATCGAGAAGAAGCCGTCGTGGATCAAGACGCGGGCGCGGATGGGTCCGGAGTTCACCGAGTTGAAGGGCTTGGTGCGCCGGGAGGGTCTGCACACCGTGTGTGAAGAGGCGGGTTGTCCCAACATTTACGAGTGCTGGGAGGATCGGGAGGCGACGTTCCTGATCGGCGGGGATCAGTGCACCCGTCGTTGTGATTTCTGTCAGATCGACACCGGCCGCCCGGCGGAGCTGGATCGGTCGGAGCCGCGCAAGGTGGCCGAGAGTGTGCAGGCGATGGGCCTGCGCTACTCCACCGTGACCGGTGTGGCCCGCGATGACCTCGATGATGGTGGTGCCTGGCTCTATGCCGAAACCGTGCGCCAGATCCACGCGCTGAACCCGGGTACCGGTGTCGAGTTGTTGATCCCGGACTTCAACGCCGACCCGGCTCAGCTGGCCGAGGTGTTCGGGTCCCGGCCGGAGGTGCTGGCGCACAACGTGGAGACGGTGCCGCGGATTTTCAAGCGGATCCGTCCCGGGTTCCGGTATGCCCGGTCGCTGGAGGTCATCACCGCCGCCCGTGAGGCCGGGTTGGTGACCAAGTCGAACTTGATCCTGGGCATGGGCGAGACCCCGGACGAGGTGGGCCCGGCGATGCGGGATCTGGTCGAGGCGGGCTGCGAGATCCTCACGATCACCCAGTATCTGCGGCCTTCTCCGCGGCACCATCCGGTGGACCGGTGGGTCAAGCCCGAAGAGTTCGTCGAGCATTCGCGGGCCGCCGAGGCGATGGGGTTCGCCGGTGTGATGGCCGGGCCGCTGGTGCGGTCGTCGTACCGGGCCGGGCGGTTGTACGCGCAGACCAAGGCCCACCGCGGTGAGGAGTTGCCGGAGAACCTGGCCCACCTGGCCGCTCAGGGTCCCGCCGCACAGGAGGCCACCAGCCTGCTGAACCGTTAG